The sequence below is a genomic window from Patescibacteria group bacterium.
TCACTAAGCTTGATGAAACCAACAAGCGCGTCGTAGATGTAGCCGATGAACTAAAGACGCTGCAAAATGTCCTGCAAAACCCTAAGCAAAGGGGGGTACTCGGCGAGTATTATTTGCAAACTGTCCTAGATAATGTACTGCCTGCTGGGCGCTATAAGCTGCAGTACAAATTCAAAGATGGTGATATCGTGGATGCGGTAATATTCCTTGAAAAAGATAAGATGTTGCCCATAGATTCAAAATTCAGCCTAGAAAACTATAATCGCTTGATAGAGGAGAAGAACAAAGAGCGTAAGGAGCTTCTGATAAAGCGGTTTAAGCATGATCTTAAAGCTAGAATAGATGAAACAAGTAAATACATTAGGCCATCCGAGAACACAATGGATTTCGCTTTTATGTTCATTCCTTCGGAGGCAATCTACAACGATCTGCTAATAAATAAGATTGGTAGTGCTGATACCGCTGCCAGAGACCTCATCGAGTATGCTTTTCAGGACAAAAAAGTTATCATCGTGAGCCCAACAACCTTTATGGCGTATCTTCAGACCGTCCTCCAGGGGCTCAGGAGCTTACAGATAGAGGATCAGGCTAAAGAAATACAAAAGCGGGTTGGGATGCTCGGAAGACATATCAAGAGCTATGAGCAGTTCATGCACAAAATAGGCAATTCACTTGGGACAACAGTCAACCATTACAATAACGCTCACAAGGAACTAAAGAAGGTAGACAAGGATGTAGTGAATATTGCGGGCACCCAGGATGTAGTTGAGCCAGCCATGCTAGACAAGCCAAATATCGATGATTAGACCGTAGTGTTGTATAATGCAATTATGAAGACAGTACTATCAGGGCTTAAACCAACCGGGGAAATGACAATTGGCAACTA
It includes:
- a CDS encoding DNA recombination protein RmuC; this translates as MTTLLIIMFIVLLLAIGAVIYLLITKNNGISSDTVGMLKQDIQGISQLINQSQSHLNDRIDKNNSAMQQSVQKQMTESHKIIADVTERLTKLDETNKRVVDVADELKTLQNVLQNPKQRGVLGEYYLQTVLDNVLPAGRYKLQYKFKDGDIVDAVIFLEKDKMLPIDSKFSLENYNRLIEEKNKERKELLIKRFKHDLKARIDETSKYIRPSENTMDFAFMFIPSEAIYNDLLINKIGSADTAARDLIEYAFQDKKVIIVSPTTFMAYLQTVLQGLRSLQIEDQAKEIQKRVGMLGRHIKSYEQFMHKIGNSLGTTVNHYNNAHKELKKVDKDVVNIAGTQDVVEPAMLDKPNIDD